In Streptomyces sp. NBC_00306, a single genomic region encodes these proteins:
- a CDS encoding S8 family serine peptidase, with protein MVPFPRPGLIALGVVTALAVGGIPAATAVSAHPAGAASSPGAAQRPAGKDRTHTVTLITGDKVTIGTAADGTVIRSFEGAGPATTGYHRAVIDGATYVYPEAVLPYIGAGKLDKRLFNVTQLIADGFDDAHADRLPLIVKYTDATAKSRTLPKVAGSSVVRRLDSVQGASLAQNRDKATAFWTALTGNAASASARSAKPAFANGIAQVWLDGRVKADLSESTAQIGAQQVWEEGNTGKAVKVAVLDTGVDPEHPDLAEQIDAGSNFVPHEQDFLDYHGHGTHVASTIAGTGSASEGKERGVAPGARLGIGKVLDNEGRGQESWIIAGMEWAARDQQARIINMSLGGAGDHTDPMSAAVDRLSRETGALFVVASGNGGPRTISSPGAADSALTVGAVDSADRLAEFSSQGPRDGDAGLKPEITAPGVDILAARTHYKRGGSGHYTTMTGTSMATPHVAGAAALLAAAHPDWTGARLKEALVSSAKATPSYTPYEAGAGRLDAAAAVRATVFATVSAHSGFHTWPPKPGETDVRKVTYTNVGDAPVALDLAVDAGTTPAGMYHLSESRVTVPAHGDTTVSVTADLERLPADQPVSGMVTATDSTGKVRARTLIGGAREGLRRTLTVVAKDRAGKPLTGRVHVISERLVTTMDVANGTGTVRLPVGSYSGWIHADVRGANGPHSLGMAVLGFNDVQLDQDRTVTLDGRKARRILARAPKQTTAVAPRLDVERAFARTLFASSMLPNPSYDSIWALPTGKKVTEGTFEFGARFRLEQPALTVGTGAQTYVDPLVKRAAKPLPAGTRTLKAVFAGEGSAGQLARHDVRGLAVVVRRSDTVAIREQAEAAAAAGASLLLVANDGIGRLQPWDEHAYSPESPAPLTVATLDTDQGADLIDRLRRGGAVLKVASHPTTEYLYDVVHHWSGAVPTEPTWRVRSDELARVDVSFRNHRPGKANEYRYDAWQGWTAGNQLIVPARGERTDWVTADADWVEAASIAGETGQRSIGLLRYAPGKKGKVSWFGPIQRPRMAPGAFQPVRYLDTMYVPAPGWGDSGAGHVGDAYANFGVANRVSLHQGDRELASGNAERLTSPPLAAERRPYRLVVDNSRGAWEHPYSTRTLTEWTFTSAATGAESTLSLPLIQLDYGVDTDTTGRADRRAGLTVTPSHLPGTTAAIGRPVVEISYNDGATWHRSELRRDGDGWRTSLEAPKKAGFVSLRVSGRDNADNTVSQTITRAFGLR; from the coding sequence ATGGTTCCCTTCCCCAGACCTGGGCTGATCGCGCTCGGCGTGGTCACCGCCCTGGCGGTCGGGGGCATACCGGCCGCCACCGCCGTATCCGCGCACCCGGCCGGTGCCGCGTCGTCCCCCGGTGCCGCACAACGGCCCGCTGGCAAGGACCGGACGCACACCGTCACTCTGATCACGGGTGACAAGGTCACGATCGGTACCGCCGCCGACGGCACCGTCATCCGGTCCTTCGAAGGCGCGGGCCCGGCCACCACCGGGTACCACCGCGCCGTCATCGACGGTGCGACGTACGTCTATCCCGAGGCGGTCCTGCCGTACATCGGCGCCGGCAAACTCGACAAGCGGCTGTTCAACGTGACGCAGTTGATCGCCGACGGCTTCGACGACGCGCATGCCGACCGGCTGCCGCTCATCGTGAAGTACACCGACGCCACGGCCAAGTCCCGGACCCTGCCCAAGGTTGCGGGCTCGAGCGTCGTACGCCGGCTGGACAGCGTGCAGGGCGCCTCCCTCGCGCAGAACCGCGACAAGGCCACGGCCTTCTGGACCGCCCTCACCGGCAACGCGGCCTCGGCGTCTGCCCGTTCGGCGAAGCCGGCGTTCGCGAACGGCATCGCCCAGGTGTGGCTGGACGGCAGGGTGAAGGCCGACCTGTCCGAATCGACCGCGCAGATCGGCGCGCAGCAGGTCTGGGAGGAGGGCAACACCGGCAAGGCCGTCAAGGTGGCGGTCCTCGACACCGGCGTCGACCCCGAGCACCCCGACCTTGCCGAACAGATCGACGCCGGCTCCAACTTCGTCCCGCACGAACAGGACTTCCTCGACTACCACGGTCACGGTACGCACGTCGCCTCGACCATCGCCGGCACCGGAAGCGCCTCCGAAGGCAAGGAGCGGGGAGTCGCACCCGGCGCCCGGCTGGGGATCGGCAAGGTCCTCGACAACGAGGGCCGTGGCCAGGAGTCCTGGATCATCGCGGGGATGGAATGGGCCGCCCGGGACCAGCAGGCCAGGATCATCAACATGAGCCTCGGTGGCGCAGGAGACCACACCGACCCGATGAGCGCGGCCGTCGACCGGCTCAGCCGTGAGACGGGCGCACTGTTCGTCGTCGCGTCGGGCAACGGCGGCCCGCGGACCATCAGCAGCCCCGGTGCCGCGGACTCCGCGCTGACCGTGGGCGCCGTCGACTCCGCGGATCGGCTCGCCGAGTTCTCCAGCCAGGGGCCGCGTGACGGCGACGCCGGCCTGAAGCCCGAGATCACCGCTCCCGGTGTGGACATCCTCGCCGCCCGCACCCACTACAAGCGCGGCGGCTCGGGCCACTACACCACGATGACCGGTACATCGATGGCGACACCGCACGTCGCCGGTGCCGCCGCGCTGCTGGCCGCCGCGCACCCGGACTGGACCGGCGCGCGGCTCAAGGAGGCACTGGTCAGCAGCGCGAAGGCCACCCCCTCCTACACGCCGTACGAGGCGGGCGCCGGCCGGCTCGACGCCGCCGCGGCGGTGCGCGCCACCGTATTCGCGACCGTCAGTGCACACTCCGGTTTCCACACCTGGCCTCCGAAGCCGGGAGAGACCGACGTCCGGAAGGTGACGTACACCAACGTCGGCGACGCCCCGGTCGCCCTCGACCTGGCAGTCGATGCCGGCACCACCCCGGCGGGGATGTACCACCTCTCGGAGAGCCGGGTCACCGTTCCCGCCCACGGCGACACCACGGTCTCCGTGACCGCGGACCTGGAACGGCTGCCGGCCGACCAGCCGGTCAGCGGCATGGTCACCGCCACCGACAGCACCGGAAAGGTGCGTGCCCGCACCCTGATCGGCGGAGCGAGAGAGGGACTGCGGCGCACCCTGACCGTTGTCGCCAAGGACCGGGCGGGCAAGCCGCTGACCGGCCGGGTCCACGTCATCTCCGAGCGCCTCGTCACGACGATGGACGTCGCGAACGGCACCGGCACGGTGCGGCTGCCCGTCGGCAGCTACAGCGGATGGATCCACGCCGACGTGCGGGGGGCCAACGGGCCCCACTCGCTGGGCATGGCGGTACTCGGCTTCAACGACGTGCAGCTCGACCAGGACCGTACCGTCACCCTGGACGGCCGCAAGGCGCGTCGGATCCTCGCGCGTGCACCGAAGCAGACCACGGCCGTCGCACCCCGCCTGGATGTCGAACGCGCCTTCGCCCGCACTCTGTTCGCGTCGTCCATGCTGCCCAACCCGTCCTACGACAGCATCTGGGCCCTGCCGACCGGCAAGAAGGTCACGGAGGGCACGTTCGAGTTCGGTGCCCGCTTCCGCCTCGAGCAGCCTGCGCTCACCGTGGGCACCGGGGCACAGACCTATGTCGACCCGCTGGTGAAGCGTGCGGCCAAGCCGCTTCCGGCCGGCACCAGGACGCTGAAGGCGGTCTTCGCCGGCGAGGGTTCTGCCGGGCAGCTGGCCCGGCACGACGTGCGCGGACTGGCCGTCGTGGTGCGGCGCAGCGACACCGTCGCGATACGTGAGCAGGCGGAAGCCGCCGCTGCCGCAGGCGCGAGCCTGCTCCTGGTCGCCAACGACGGGATCGGCCGCCTTCAGCCCTGGGACGAGCACGCCTACAGCCCCGAGAGTCCGGCCCCGCTGACGGTCGCGACGCTCGACACCGACCAGGGCGCAGACCTGATCGACCGGCTGCGGCGCGGGGGAGCCGTACTGAAGGTCGCCTCGCACCCCACCACCGAGTACCTCTACGACGTGGTGCACCACTGGTCCGGTGCCGTGCCGACGGAGCCGACCTGGCGTGTGCGGTCGGACGAACTGGCCCGGGTGGACGTCTCCTTCCGCAACCACCGGCCGGGCAAGGCGAACGAGTACCGCTACGACGCCTGGCAGGGCTGGACCGCAGGCAACCAGCTCATCGTTCCCGCGCGCGGAGAGCGGACCGACTGGGTCACCGCCGATGCCGATTGGGTGGAGGCGGCGAGCATCGCCGGTGAGACCGGGCAGCGGTCGATCGGCCTTCTGCGCTACGCCCCCGGGAAGAAGGGCAAGGTCAGCTGGTTCGGCCCGATCCAGCGACCCCGGATGGCTCCGGGTGCCTTCCAGCCGGTTCGCTACCTCGACACGATGTACGTGCCCGCGCCGGGCTGGGGTGACTCCGGCGCCGGCCATGTCGGAGACGCCTACGCGAACTTCGGCGTGGCCAACCGGGTGTCGCTCCATCAAGGCGACCGGGAACTCGCCTCGGGCAACGCCGAGCGGCTGACATCTCCGCCACTCGCCGCGGAACGCCGGCCCTACCGGCTGGTGGTCGACAACAGTCGCGGTGCCTGGGAACACCCCTACTCGACACGCACGCTGACCGAGTGGACGTTCACCTCCGCGGCGACCGGCGCCGAGTCGACCCTGTCACTGCCGCTGATCCAGCTCGACTACGGCGTGGACACCGACACGACGGGCCGAGCGGACCGGCGTGCCGGGCTGACGGTGACCCCATCGCATCTGCCGGGCACCACGGCTGCCATCGGCAGGCCCGTCGTCGAGATCTCGTACAACGACGGGGCGACCTGGCACCGGTCCGAACTGCGCCGTGACGGTGACGGCTGGCGGACGAGCCTCGAGGCCCCGAAGAAGGCCGGCTTCGTGAGCCTGCGGGTCTCCGGACGGGACAATGCCGACAACACGGTGTCCCAGACGATCACCCGGGCCTTCGGCCTGCGCTGA
- a CDS encoding low affinity iron permease family protein → MTFQHPSDRDGDRRGWFSRLAENASNFTSSPAFFGFCLVLVAVVITTHAIKLPIEWLMLTGETMTAVTLLLLALLKNSERRAEHAIQRKLDAIAAALLEIQEREPGEAVRSLREAIRMEEET, encoded by the coding sequence ATGACCTTCCAGCACCCCTCCGACCGGGACGGCGACCGCCGGGGCTGGTTCTCCCGTCTCGCGGAGAACGCCTCGAACTTCACCAGTTCCCCGGCGTTCTTCGGCTTCTGCCTGGTCCTCGTGGCCGTGGTCATCACCACCCATGCCATCAAGCTGCCGATCGAATGGCTGATGCTCACCGGCGAGACGATGACCGCCGTCACGCTGCTCCTCCTCGCGCTGCTCAAGAACTCCGAACGCCGAGCCGAGCACGCGATCCAGAGGAAGCTGGATGCCATCGCGGCGGCGCTGCTGGAGATCCAGGAGCGCGAGCCGGGCGAAGCGGTCCGGAGCCTGCGGGAGGCCATCCGGATGGAGGAGGAGACCTGA
- a CDS encoding DUF1801 domain-containing protein — protein sequence MAKFETVEAYVESLDATLRDIAEHARKTIDAALIGVDAAMWHGHPVWSLGEAPGQQPVALIKAYGSYVTFALWRGQSVTDPSGRLEAASRQMAQVRLRSVADIDADLFTGWLHQARDLEA from the coding sequence ATGGCGAAGTTCGAGACTGTCGAGGCATATGTGGAGTCCCTCGACGCGACGCTGCGCGACATCGCCGAGCACGCACGGAAGACCATCGATGCGGCCCTCATCGGCGTCGATGCCGCCATGTGGCACGGACACCCCGTCTGGAGTCTGGGCGAAGCACCGGGACAGCAGCCGGTCGCCCTGATCAAGGCGTACGGCTCGTACGTGACCTTCGCCCTGTGGCGCGGCCAGTCCGTGACGGACCCTTCCGGCCGGCTGGAGGCGGCATCGCGGCAGATGGCTCAGGTCAGGCTCCGCTCGGTTGCGGACATCGACGCCGACCTGTTCACCGGCTGGCTTCACCAGGCGCGCGATCTGGAGGCCTGA
- a CDS encoding M1 family metallopeptidase, translating into MRNRTRVTAPAAVLLGTAAASTLAPTARAQGSHGGGTPGGDSLGDPVYPVLGNTGYRVSDYLLDLTYRADTQLVDASVTITARATQDLSRFSLDLLGPVVQDVWLDHRKATFEQAAEKLVVTPAACVRKHSKFLIRVDYVADPRKIKPPYNGWVPTPDGFAVACQPDLARTVFPCNDHPSDKANFAFKVTVPEGLKGVATGSLVSTRTVDGMTTFAYRSRDPIATEVVQVTVGDYRIVERQGPSGMRLRDVVPTARAAALEPALALTPGQLTWVEQRLGRFPFEAYGILPANTDAPDAFDFTGLETQTLTIYKPNYLLQEEKLIGSHMMHELVHSWFGNLVAPATWSDLWINEGHADYYGLLYRYERGWPDSLGLTSMEARMKDVYSRGDQWRKDAGPVAAPTAANLFHSQRYTGGVLVLYALWTLVGDDTFRRIEHSFLHKYRNSSASTADYIAVASQVSGQDLSGFLHDWLYGTKTPRMPGHPDWTVTAPTNSTAWKEEMRAPHDHASATL; encoded by the coding sequence ATGCGAAACCGCACCCGAGTGACGGCCCCGGCGGCCGTGCTTCTCGGCACAGCTGCTGCCTCAACCCTCGCCCCGACCGCGCGAGCGCAGGGCTCCCACGGTGGCGGGACGCCCGGTGGCGACAGCCTGGGCGACCCGGTCTACCCCGTACTCGGCAACACCGGATACCGGGTCTCCGACTACCTGCTCGACTTGACCTATCGCGCGGACACCCAGTTGGTCGATGCGTCGGTGACCATCACGGCCCGCGCCACACAGGATCTCTCGCGCTTCTCGCTGGACCTGCTCGGTCCCGTCGTCCAGGACGTATGGCTGGACCACCGCAAGGCAACGTTCGAGCAGGCGGCCGAGAAGCTGGTCGTCACACCCGCTGCCTGCGTACGCAAGCACAGCAAGTTCCTCATACGCGTCGACTATGTCGCCGACCCGCGCAAGATCAAGCCTCCCTACAACGGCTGGGTGCCGACGCCCGACGGGTTCGCCGTCGCCTGTCAGCCCGATCTGGCGCGCACGGTCTTCCCGTGCAACGACCATCCCAGCGACAAGGCGAACTTCGCCTTCAAGGTGACGGTCCCCGAAGGTCTGAAGGGCGTCGCGACCGGTTCGCTCGTCTCCACCAGAACCGTCGACGGCATGACAACGTTTGCCTACCGCTCCCGCGACCCGATAGCCACCGAAGTCGTGCAGGTCACGGTGGGTGACTACCGAATAGTCGAGCGGCAAGGACCGAGCGGCATGCGGCTGCGGGACGTCGTCCCGACCGCTCGCGCCGCCGCCCTCGAACCGGCTCTCGCTCTCACACCGGGTCAACTGACGTGGGTCGAGCAACGCCTGGGCCGATTCCCCTTCGAGGCGTACGGCATCCTGCCGGCCAACACGGACGCGCCCGACGCGTTCGACTTCACCGGTCTGGAGACCCAGACCCTCACCATCTACAAGCCGAACTACCTCCTCCAGGAGGAGAAGCTGATCGGCTCGCACATGATGCACGAACTGGTCCACTCCTGGTTCGGCAACCTGGTGGCACCCGCCACCTGGTCCGATCTGTGGATCAACGAAGGGCATGCCGACTACTACGGTCTGCTCTACCGGTACGAGCGCGGCTGGCCCGACTCACTGGGACTGACCAGCATGGAAGCCCGGATGAAGGACGTCTACTCCCGCGGTGACCAGTGGCGCAAGGACGCCGGCCCCGTCGCGGCACCGACCGCCGCGAACCTCTTCCACAGTCAGCGGTACACGGGCGGCGTGCTCGTCCTCTACGCCCTGTGGACCCTCGTCGGCGACGACACCTTCCGCCGGATCGAGCACAGCTTCCTCCACAAGTACCGCAACTCCAGCGCCTCCACGGCCGATTACATCGCCGTGGCCTCCCAGGTGTCGGGCCAGGACCTGTCCGGCTTCCTCCATGACTGGCTGTACGGCACGAAGACGCCGCGCATGCCCGGCCATCCGGACTGGACGGTGACAGCGCCGACCAACTCGACGGCCTGGAAGGAAGAGATGCGCGCCCCGCACGACCACGCGAGCGCGACTCTCTGA
- a CDS encoding class I SAM-dependent methyltransferase gives MDRDIRTTEDVLRLLDSLFAPDADRWTDDAGSWWDGFYADRSKPVPFFVDKPDENLVAYLDRGLITPGRALDLGCGPGRNALHLASLGFEVDAVDLSPAAIAWAEDRAREAGAWIRFHRGDAFALTGTALNGPYDLIYDSGCFHHLPPHRRISYLALLDQRLAPGGHFALTCFAAGGMGSELGDQEFYRQARLHGGLAYTPESLRWVFSDLEEVELRRMHDEPAQSPCFGEPFLWTALFRRNGRP, from the coding sequence ATGGACCGGGACATCCGTACGACCGAGGACGTACTGAGGCTGCTGGACAGCCTGTTCGCGCCGGACGCCGACCGATGGACCGACGACGCCGGATCGTGGTGGGACGGCTTCTACGCCGACCGCTCCAAGCCGGTGCCATTCTTCGTGGACAAGCCGGACGAGAACCTGGTCGCATACCTCGACCGCGGTCTGATCACTCCGGGGCGCGCCCTCGATCTCGGGTGCGGGCCGGGGCGCAATGCGCTGCACCTTGCCTCGCTCGGCTTCGAGGTGGACGCCGTGGACCTCTCCCCCGCGGCCATCGCCTGGGCCGAGGACCGCGCCCGCGAGGCGGGCGCATGGATCCGCTTCCACCGCGGTGACGCCTTCGCCCTCACCGGCACCGCGCTGAACGGTCCCTACGACCTGATCTACGACTCGGGGTGCTTCCACCATCTGCCACCGCACCGGCGCATCAGCTATCTCGCGCTCCTCGACCAACGCCTGGCCCCCGGCGGACACTTCGCCCTGACCTGTTTCGCGGCCGGTGGGATGGGGTCCGAGCTCGGTGACCAGGAGTTCTACCGCCAGGCCCGTCTCCACGGCGGTCTCGCCTATACACCGGAGTCCCTCCGGTGGGTCTTCTCCGACCTGGAGGAGGTCGAACTGCGCCGGATGCACGACGAACCGGCGCAGTCCCCCTGCTTCGGCGAACCCTTCCTGTGGACGGCGTTGTTCCGCCGGAACGGCCGTCCGTAG
- a CDS encoding alpha/beta fold hydrolase codes for MADFVLVAGAWLGSWAWDDVVPELRTAGHGAHPLTLSGLADKQGVRAGQQAHVQDIVDEVDRLDLHDVVLVGHSYSGIPVGQAAERIGDRLRRVVFVDSNVPADGGSFASSWWQGQAVFEASIAEHGGFWALPTAADCEGQGLSDEQIARFVDGATPHPGATLTEPAVLTRPLGELPATYIKCLLDGPEPSADVVELLTSERWRLVEMNTGHWPMFSQPHELAEILLGAAEGA; via the coding sequence ATGGCTGACTTCGTACTGGTAGCGGGCGCATGGCTCGGATCGTGGGCGTGGGACGACGTGGTGCCGGAGCTGCGTACGGCGGGGCACGGCGCCCACCCGCTGACGCTCTCCGGACTCGCCGACAAGCAGGGTGTGCGGGCGGGGCAGCAAGCCCATGTCCAGGACATCGTCGATGAGGTGGACCGTTTGGATCTGCACGATGTGGTGCTTGTGGGGCACAGTTACTCGGGGATTCCGGTCGGTCAGGCGGCCGAGCGCATCGGTGACCGGCTGAGGCGAGTGGTCTTCGTCGACTCGAACGTCCCGGCCGACGGCGGATCCTTCGCCTCCAGCTGGTGGCAGGGACAAGCGGTTTTCGAGGCATCGATCGCGGAGCACGGAGGGTTCTGGGCCCTGCCGACCGCGGCCGACTGCGAAGGCCAAGGGCTCTCGGACGAACAGATCGCCCGGTTCGTGGACGGCGCCACACCGCACCCCGGCGCCACGCTGACCGAGCCCGCGGTGCTCACGCGTCCGCTCGGTGAGCTTCCGGCGACCTACATCAAGTGCCTGCTCGACGGTCCCGAGCCGAGCGCCGACGTGGTCGAACTGCTCACCAGTGAGCGGTGGCGGCTGGTCGAGATGAACACCGGCCACTGGCCGATGTTCTCCCAGCCGCACGAGCTGGCGGAGATTCTGCTCGGAGCGGCCGAAGGGGCCTGA
- a CDS encoding TIGR04222 domain-containing membrane protein yields the protein MRTLFRRPVTTAPQTLDVYDIAYLAGGPRRVVEVALVALSERGAVTLRATRVRAGDEQAGGHRVERALLALCPRGRSTAAVFAALKGAPEVEEIGSRLVAYGLLARSGRRPTATGRRSLEEARHEGVLPHHVFEGPAAVPDRRVRRAVVEASTVPSGLGKRLVRMGRALDDGGPDSDHDTGGSAASGGHHSCGGGGGGSD from the coding sequence ATGCGGACTCTCTTTCGGCGACCCGTCACGACGGCGCCGCAGACACTCGATGTGTACGACATCGCCTACCTGGCCGGCGGGCCGCGGCGGGTGGTCGAGGTCGCGCTCGTGGCACTCAGCGAGCGGGGCGCCGTGACCCTTCGGGCAACGCGGGTGCGTGCCGGCGACGAGCAGGCGGGCGGGCACCGGGTCGAGCGGGCACTGCTTGCTCTCTGCCCCCGTGGCAGGAGCACGGCAGCCGTGTTCGCCGCGCTGAAAGGTGCGCCCGAGGTGGAAGAGATCGGTTCGCGACTCGTTGCGTACGGTCTGCTCGCGCGGTCGGGGCGTCGCCCGACCGCGACGGGACGGCGGAGCCTGGAGGAGGCACGTCATGAGGGAGTGCTCCCCCACCATGTGTTCGAAGGGCCCGCCGCTGTACCGGACAGGCGGGTGCGACGGGCGGTCGTGGAGGCGTCGACCGTGCCGTCCGGGCTCGGCAAGCGGCTGGTCCGGATGGGCAGGGCACTGGACGACGGCGGACCGGACTCGGACCACGACACGGGCGGCAGCGCTGCTTCGGGCGGGCACCACTCGTGCGGAGGCGGTGGTGGCGGCAGCGACTGA
- a CDS encoding pyridoxamine 5'-phosphate oxidase family protein, with the protein MTLPPPRSLSERQHDVRTRFAADVDAWVSTADGDGNPYLVPLSFLWDGAAFVISTVRTSPTSRNLLAGGKVRLALGGTRDVVLVEGSAVPIEVGEEAGTPGRDLGDAFAVKTGFDPRELATPYQYFRIEPLQIQAWREVNELPGRDVMQKSHWL; encoded by the coding sequence ATGACCCTCCCGCCGCCGCGCAGCCTCTCCGAGCGCCAGCACGATGTGCGCACACGATTCGCAGCAGATGTCGACGCCTGGGTGTCGACCGCGGACGGGGACGGCAACCCCTATCTGGTGCCCCTGTCGTTCCTCTGGGACGGCGCCGCCTTCGTCATCTCCACCGTCCGCACCTCCCCGACCAGCCGCAACCTGCTGGCGGGTGGCAAGGTGCGGCTCGCGTTGGGTGGCACACGCGATGTGGTGCTCGTCGAAGGCTCGGCCGTACCGATCGAGGTCGGGGAGGAGGCGGGGACGCCGGGTCGTGATCTCGGTGACGCGTTCGCCGTGAAGACCGGGTTCGACCCCAGGGAACTGGCGACGCCGTACCAGTACTTCCGCATCGAGCCTCTCCAGATACAGGCGTGGCGAGAGGTCAACGAACTGCCCGGCCGGGATGTGATGCAGAAGAGCCACTGGCTGTGA
- a CDS encoding gas vesicle protein K, which produces MTAERASGARTKALGPEPRLDLDPEHAARDLAALVLTVVELLRQLMERQAVRRFDDQSLTPEQEERMGTALMLLDERMDDLCARHGLKRSDLNLDLGPLGSLLPDAGHP; this is translated from the coding sequence GTGACGGCGGAGCGGGCGTCGGGCGCCCGGACGAAGGCACTGGGGCCGGAACCGCGGCTCGACCTCGATCCCGAGCATGCGGCGCGCGACCTGGCCGCGCTCGTCCTCACCGTGGTCGAACTCCTGCGCCAGCTCATGGAGCGCCAGGCCGTGCGCCGCTTCGACGACCAGAGCCTCACACCGGAGCAGGAGGAACGCATGGGCACCGCGTTGATGCTGCTCGACGAGCGCATGGACGATCTCTGCGCGCGTCACGGCCTCAAGCGATCGGACCTCAACCTGGACCTCGGCCCGTTGGGGTCCCTGCTGCCCGACGCGGGTCATCCGTAG
- a CDS encoding gas vesicle protein, with amino-acid sequence MTDRVLPTVGYADQPHPVPWEGPETLSPIGVPLVDLLDRVLATGVVVSGDLVLALADVPLVRISLHALLSSVSDRVPAPWPDSGPL; translated from the coding sequence ATGACGGACCGAGTTCTGCCGACGGTCGGCTACGCCGACCAGCCGCACCCCGTCCCCTGGGAAGGCCCGGAGACGCTCAGCCCCATCGGCGTCCCCCTGGTCGACCTCCTCGATCGCGTACTGGCCACCGGTGTCGTCGTGAGCGGCGACCTCGTTCTCGCTCTCGCCGACGTGCCGCTGGTCCGCATCTCGCTCCACGCCCTGCTCTCGTCGGTCAGCGACCGTGTGCCGGCGCCCTGGCCCGACAGCGGTCCCCTGTGA
- a CDS encoding GvpL/GvpF family gas vesicle protein encodes MSDLSGPGTTAAPRLRADGPAAETGQATYVFAVCRPAAGDVPSARGHAEGGPLRTLLLGRLALLVQSVPADAFSEDELRRRLGDRAELERCAREHHAAVEAARASGPVIPFPLATLYRSDRRAVEALRAGEPRFSALLDRLTGHVEWAVKVHLARPAAEPGAAEPTARPTSTRQGASGQGAGRAYLSRVSGRQRQADEERQAAFRAAEQVDEAVRRHATAAVRHRLHSAELTGSNKAQVLNAAYLIGDEAYPAFVRAVADLRGTPALSGIEIDVTGPWAPYSFAELGDYAPGQPGAGAKEPAERACAPRSEGNAR; translated from the coding sequence ATGAGCGACCTGTCAGGCCCGGGCACCACCGCGGCGCCCCGACTCCGAGCCGACGGACCCGCTGCGGAGACCGGGCAGGCGACCTACGTCTTCGCGGTGTGCCGGCCCGCCGCGGGAGACGTCCCCTCCGCTCGCGGTCACGCCGAGGGCGGCCCGCTGCGGACCCTGCTGCTCGGGCGCCTCGCGCTCCTCGTCCAGAGTGTGCCCGCGGACGCCTTCTCCGAGGACGAACTGCGCCGCCGCCTCGGTGACCGCGCCGAGCTGGAACGCTGCGCCCGGGAGCACCACGCCGCCGTCGAGGCGGCCCGCGCGTCGGGCCCGGTCATTCCCTTCCCTCTCGCGACCCTCTACCGCAGCGACCGCAGAGCCGTCGAAGCGCTCCGCGCAGGCGAACCGCGTTTCAGCGCCCTGCTCGACCGCCTCACCGGGCACGTCGAGTGGGCGGTGAAGGTCCACCTCGCGCGGCCCGCCGCCGAACCGGGAGCCGCCGAACCGACAGCCCGGCCGACCTCCACGCGTCAGGGAGCGTCGGGTCAGGGAGCCGGCCGCGCCTATCTCAGCCGCGTCAGCGGACGCCAGAGGCAGGCGGACGAGGAGCGCCAGGCCGCGTTCCGCGCGGCCGAACAGGTCGACGAAGCGGTTCGGCGCCATGCCACGGCCGCCGTACGTCACCGCCTCCACAGCGCCGAACTCACCGGCAGCAACAAGGCGCAGGTGCTCAACGCCGCCTACCTCATCGGTGACGAGGCCTACCCCGCCTTCGTACGGGCGGTGGCGGACCTGCGCGGGACGCCCGCCCTGTCGGGCATCGAGATCGACGTGACAGGCCCGTGGGCCCCCTACTCCTTTGCCGAACTCGGGGACTACGCGCCGGGGCAGCCGGGCGCGGGGGCGAAGGAGCCGGCCGAACGCGCTTGCGCGCCGCGATCGGAGGGGAACGCGCGATGA
- a CDS encoding gas vesicle protein, with the protein METWDAGPRSVQQGTTTTNLADLLERVLDKGIVIAGDIKIDLLDIELLTIRLRLFVASVDTAKKAGIDWWETDPALSSKAAKSALAEENEQLRARLRELEPDDDADERPALRRTGR; encoded by the coding sequence ATGGAGACCTGGGACGCGGGCCCGCGGTCCGTCCAACAGGGCACGACCACCACCAACCTCGCCGACCTCCTGGAGAGGGTGCTCGACAAGGGCATCGTCATCGCGGGAGACATCAAGATCGATCTGCTGGACATCGAACTCCTGACGATCCGCCTGCGGCTCTTCGTCGCCTCCGTCGACACCGCGAAGAAGGCCGGCATCGACTGGTGGGAGACGGACCCCGCGCTCTCCTCCAAAGCGGCCAAGAGCGCGCTGGCCGAGGAGAACGAGCAACTGCGGGCGAGACTGCGGGAACTGGAACCGGACGACGACGCGGACGAGCGTCCCGCGTTGCGAAGGACGGGCCGATGA